CAACCAATGTGCAACTGGAGCACTGGCCAATTACAAAACTGTGTATTGATTACCCCAGCAGCTAACACTAATTTTTCTTAGCAAGGAAAACCACCACTCATAAATTTCCTTCATTGAACAGATTCAATAATATGTTATCGTACAAAGTAATTGCtatgaaaaattatgataaaaatatAGTGATACATTATACATACAATTTGTTCTCTCATACCTTTTCATAGGAATTGACCAACAATGCAATTTTATGCAATAGTTTAGATGCACTGCTATCACTATCATTTGAAGAATGAGAAGTCCATTCCTGATAATTATTGAGGCTTCCGGTGAAGTCTGTAAAGATTCCATCAACTCCTATCTTGTGAATCCAGTAAGCATATTCCTGATATGGATCTTGATGAAAGTTGAAGTGTAAGAACTGATTCTCATCACGGAAAGTGTATGGGTGAACCTGCATTTAAATCAACATGACAAATTGCCATTCAGCTCAAGACATccgtaataaattattaattatgcAATTAAAGAAAGTCAAGAATTTCCAGCCAAACAAAtctgaaagaagaaaattaaatcaattaacaCATTTGGATGGTGATCTGATCCATACAAGTAAAGCCATGCAATATGAGTATGCCatgtttttgaagaaaataattaaGAGAATTTGATATGAAATGCTTTGATATGAAATGCTTCTTGTTAATTTGCCACTGTCACAAAATCTCACTggctttttggaaaaaaaattataaattaagcTATCCAGCAAATTTATGAATCCAAACAGTGCAAATTATAATCGTCAACCTTATTTAccatctcaaattttttttttttttttggagatatgTAGATAGAGGAGGAAGGGACAGGTGAGATTCAAACCACAAACACAGGGCATCACAAAGGATACCATTTATCTTCTcaaataaagttaaaagaaGTTTTATCTCCATTCCTAAAGTTATGTAAGAACTTTATAAATAGTTTGATGAGGCATAATTATTGCAAGATTTATTTCCTTAAAAAGGATTTATATGTACAACCCATATAGCCGTTCCTTAAACAAACTTATACAAGTGCAACTCTCTCAATTTTGTTATTCCCTTTGATTGTGCCCATGACAAAAATTGGATTCCTGGACCCATTCTTCTCTCCCAGTATGATACTTGCACTGTGGTGCTACCAGGCGCTAGAGCCCATAGCACAGTGATTAAAATGAAAACTATTGCAGTGACCACTGAGTGCCAGAGATCAGTGCAAAGAAAAGGCATATTCTATTCAACCCCATACAAGCTTTATTCAACATTTGGGAGGTAAGGTAGAACATGGGCTTTATTTTTTGTGCCACACCATTTGCTCTGATCAAGGATGAGGAaacttttaaacaaaaaataaagttgaacaGACGTACAAAATAACAATGTGACTTAGAAGAAAAAGGTAACTATGACGACCCTGAATCATTTATAACTATATTACCACCGTCACCCAgataagctttggacagaagaAGTGTGTACCTGTAGGTTATGGGCATGTGCTCTGGCAACAAGATCAGTAGGCGTTAGCAAATAATTATCTTTAACAGGAACCACTGTATCCTTCCAAGGTCCAATGCCCTCCACATATTGCTTAATGTACTGAAAGTAACTATCCGAAGTAATTTCCCAATATGACTGCATGTCATCAAAGTCATCTTATTCCATTAGAAATCTAAGCATTGAACATtcaaaaaggaaatgaaaatcATACTGCATAAACCAGTAACTGGTGAGGATAAACGTGAACAAGAAACACCATGTAAATTTTGGTACTAGAAGACCATGGTTTATGTCCAAACAATAAGTTACGCAAACAATCAAATGTCTTCCAACTATTGGCTCatcacaaaattttctattttaggGAGTTAATGGTCAATTGTCAACCAAGTAGATTATTTAGTTATGCTATAGGAGAGATATTGTTTCTTGGGTAATGCTTTACTCCATGATGGAGCTTCTATCATGTTCCTAGACCGTAGCCTCACCTAGTACAATATAATCCAAAAACTTGTAGTGCACAATAGCATAAAagtaaacaaataaatcaaGTAGGTCACCATAGGAGGGGGCTTTATTTTGAGTAACTATTCCTAGGGAGGTTACATCAGGGAGAACACAAACCTGATTAGTGTCTTGAGTTGGAACAGTAACATCATCAATTAAGAAGATCTTGGGCAAGTCTGTCTGATTTGAAACATATATTAGTGAGGTTGGAGCAAACGACTGGATAAAGGCAGGTTGGGCCAACCACTCTTTTGACAAATATGAACCCTTGTATCCATACTTCTTAAGTGTCTCAACAAACTTATCCTCAAACTTCTTACCACCTGGCCACTTCACCTGTTGAAGGTATCAATTGATATGTTAGGGGAAATAGAATAGCTGTCTAAGAGAATgaattaagaacaaaaaaaccaatttcTTAACCATGATCATCTGTTATCAAGATGGGCTGGTAAACCACCCCTCATGTCTTTCCTATGGAAAACATAGAAATAAGAAGTGTTTGTTTTCCATTAGCAAATAATACTAGCCTCATCGTTTAAAGTTTCCAAAAATGTTACAGTTGCTGCTCTCTTAAATTAAAGTCATATTCTAGTGCAACCACCCCCAAGGTTTATCAGCATTCAGTACGAAACCCAAAGGGTGGCCTGTAAGCAACCAATAATTTCCCGCACAATCATTCTTTCTCGTAGATTTTAGAGAGAAATCACTCACATGCTCATTGATAAAGACTGGATTTTTAATCTCCGGGTATATTCCAACAACTCTGGGTGCATCCAGTGCAATCGCAATGTACTCTTCAAAGGTAATAATAGTAAACTTTCCTGATGAATACATCACAAAGAGAATATAGTTAAGTATATTAATATCTAACCGGaccaaaagataaaagttttcctttacactaaaaaataagtacagaaattaaaaaactagaAATTCATAACATGTATAACATATTGTATACGAGTTCTATATAATGATCTAGACCAGTATGGCCAAGGTACTAGATattcactttaattttgaaCAATGGATTTGTCTTTGTGGAGGGCACGAGCACAAAGATTTTAGTTTCATGATaggcaaagaaaaacaaaaagattgaaaataagAGATGGGACAAGTGATTAATTGTGAGTGCAATAAATCAAGTTTCATTGAATGAGCCAGTGAATGACTCAGAACTATTTTTTGATGGGAAATTCATCTGCTTCAATACATTTGTGATAGTTAACACGCCAAACTCCCAGATAACTGAATTATTTACTAGTgcagattattttttattgctaaAGAAGCAACCCAAATGGGCAACCTTCAATGCATGAGTATACTGAACACAAACTTGATCACAGTAAATCAGGATGCCCCTTTTCTGTACAGCCTTTGAgggagataattttttttttaaataatgattaACATGCCTTTCCCACTTCCTTGAGACACATACTTTGGCCTTGTCTTGTGTACTGCCAACTCAAATCAAATACTCCTAAATAGTACAACATTTGGTTTTGGCAAGGAAAGAAATAggaaattaaatcaaataaaatttatgacaAATATTGCTATGAATACACAGTTAAAATAAGTTATGCAAATAATTTAGATGTAAAATGGATAGTTAATAGTACTTTGTGCAAAGTAAACATTGTGCATCAACGAGTAGTTgttcaagaaaaaagaatcaagaaGTCTGTTCAAATCTAATCAATTAGACAAATGAAACTGTATCTACTTTTTCAAGGAGATTAGCACAGTGGGTTCAGTGGGTTGAGAGCATAAATATGGGATTTTGATTCATTTGGGCAATTCACATCTCCGACTTGCCTTTTCAGCTTACTAAGCTCTAGAATTAGCAGTCATTTCAGCTTGACCAAGGCAAAGGCAGCCACGTATTAGGATCTTCTAGAGTTCTTAGGGTAACTCCACCATAGGGTTCCAAAAATCCaattaatcattttaaaatAGGTGGATGAGATTATACCACTCCATCAACATTTAAACAAGCGCTAACTATCAACATtctagtattttatttaaattattgatgatgtCGCAAAATCCAATCCACTCATTTTAAAATGGATGGATATGATTTTAGGAACCCATGATTGAATTACTCTAAGAAATCTAGGACTCTAATCCTGCCAACCATAGCTGAGTAAAAGCCAATAAATTATGGAGTTAACAGTATGATTCTTACCAGGCACATAATCCAATTATAACTACAGACCAAAAACATAGTAATCACTGGTTGTTGCCATTGTTAACctcttccaaaattttgaattatatttagaaaatcaTGAACAAAAATGATGTAGAGCAGTAAATAATCTTCACATTATCTAGTGAAGCAAAAAAGGGGAATTTGAATTAGTTCAAAATATTTATCCACAAACAAGAACTAACCATTATATTGTTGATCCCGAAATATGTACCTCTGCTTCACCCGCAATGACTTTAGTTCTTTTAATGTGAAATCAACTGCacataattcaaatatttttcagaattttcacaCTTGATCAAATCTTGTAACAGGACAAACTAATAGGAGGTGAAAAGTGCAATAAAGACATTAATGATACTTCTGAGCACAAACACAGAATGAAGGCTTCAAGTTTGTTGGATACTCATGCATTAAGCTGGAACCTTGTCCCCATCAATACCAAATGATCAATATTTGGAAGCTATGAGAAAAGGAAGTTGATAGCTGAATGAATTCCATACCAGTAAAAAATCCAGTGGTATTGGTCCCTTGGACTTCATAGGTCCTTTTACGATTGGCAAACTCCTTATGTTGAAGAATATCAGTGGTATCATCAAGTGTTACATCATGGAAGGATATAAGAACGCCATCTTTGGAAGATAGGATATCAGTTTCAATGAAGTCTGCACCCTCTTCAATAGCTCTCTGCAAGAAACAGTAATTTTTATGGTGCACATGTAATTTGAGAACAGAGAAGAGGCTCATCGAGTTAATTGAGAAAAATACTTCCAATGGCCATAATTTCATATCCAGCAGTGGCACCTCATATTAAATTTACATATTTGGAGAAAACATTGAAATTGAGCATGTTTGCTACACCAATTCAATTGTGAGCAAAGTATACATTTTTATTTGGGTAAAAATATACATGATATGTACACACACTCACATGACAAACACAGACATGGATCCAAAATCTCTATATCAGCCATGTgcccgcccccccccccccccccccccccctcccctcccaaaaaaaaaaatctcacattttTTAGATATATGCTCAACTTTAATTGGTGTGGATTGAATTACTATGTAACCAACCAATATGAATAAGATCATTAAAAGAAACGTGaaattggaattttttagcTCTGTGATTTTAATCTGCCATAATGCCATTCATCATGAACTAAGCAATCTCAAGATGAGACATATGAATAGAATGGTTGAAAGAATATGCAAATTTCTTTGTTAGGCATGGCCGCTTACCTGGTATGCAGGAGCAGTTTCTTCAGGAATCTCTCCATTTGAACCTCGATGGGCTATGTTATATGGACGAGAAGTTTGTAGAGGCTTTCTAGAGCCCTCAGCTACTTTACTAGGGAGTGGATAGAGAGGCCGTGCAACACACCcaacaatgagaaagagaaatacCAAAGGGGAAAAGCCTGCCAGGTGGAGAATACCAAAATTTAAGTATCAAATATGCTACCTAAGAATCAGATAGAAACTATGATACAACTGGCAAAAAACGTTTCATATTTCCacacattagaaaaaaaaaatgtaaacaataTCAGATTTAAATAtctatattgtataaaaaaattgatctaATACAGTCACCATCAAATAGCAATACATTATTTCAAAATAGttatataaattatagataTGAGCATTGAGCCACGCATAGTCTGCATATGGTCAGCTTTCTGTTGTCAGCCAGGATTTGAAATGGGCCATGCCTCAAAAGTTCATCAATGAAATAAAAGATACAtagtaccattttttttattggcaagTTACATATGCACCCAATGAGTCTTGAATCCTCGATCTCACCCTCTACTTTCCTTTTACAAGGGGAGGAGGAACCATTTGAGTGAGAGCTAATTGGCTAAATGAGACATAGTACTATAACTGCATAAATAGCATATCTTGATGGAAAATTACATCAACAAAATTAATGAGACTGCacctattttttttgttaagttaCATATGCACCCAATGAGTCTTGAAACCATGGTCTCACCCCAACCTTACTTTTACAAGAGGGAGGAGGTACCATTTGAGTGGGAGCTAATTGGCTAAATGAGACATAGCACTATAACCGCACAAATAACATATCTTGATGGaaatttatatcaataaaattaatgagagagaaccatttttttattggtaaattacaGACACACTCAACAGGTCTTAAATCCATGATCTCATCCTCTACCTTACTTTTACAAGGGGGAGGAGGTACCATTTGAGCGAGAGCTAATTGGTAGATTGGGACATAGTACTATGACCACATAAATAGCATGTCTTGATGTCAATTTACAGCCTAAAGGctaaaacacatacacatactaGGATTTGATAAAATGATTGTTCATTTAAAGCAATAATCTTTAAGGTAGGGATAAATCATCATTTCTACTGAGATCTATGACATTTAGACAAATAATATTGATttggaaaaaagagaaaacaatacaCAACTCAGGTGTGTCTTAACTACTAATCCTTGGGTACTCTTAGTTGTGTCACTTGTGTGTGCGTGCACCTGTATGTAATCTATAAAAATTCTTCGGTATTCTTTTACATCAGAATTCAGTCTTGAAAAGATATCctagaataataaaaaagggGGCTTGATGATAGTGGCGAGTCTAAAGGTATAATTCTTAACCTTAACCAAGATTTTTGAACGAAAGtcgaaaacaaaaagaaaggtgAATCGGTTGGGCATATGAGGCTTTTCTCCCAATCTGCTCTATCTTGGGCCTAATCTAGTCTTAGTAAAGGACATCATCAAGGACCCAAATTACTTGATAGCTGTAACAACAGAACATTTAAGCATGGAGGACTACTTATAGCAACACAAATGCATATCTATGCCAAAACAATGTGTTGAATTATTTTCCATACATAAGTCTCAGAAAACCAGCTGTCCCATTCAAACTAGCTTTAAAATAGGCATCTAAAATTAGACCCTGgtcatcaaatttttatttttatttttttcatttggatcAGTCATCATTTGCCTATATAGAAAAAGAACTGCAGAAGTCTTCCAACTCAGACCTCATCtcctaaagaagaaaaaggcaCACATTCCCTGCAATCATCCCCCCTTTTGTGATCATATAACAATCATAGTATGCCATGTTATACTAAACTCTGGGAGTCCATAAATATCATTCCAGAGAAACCCAGAACCAATATGTACCAAGCACAGTGAATTGGCACACTTTCATTGgcgcaaaaaagaaaaaaaaaagaaaaaatccaatcATATACAATAACATTTGTTCAAAAATAGTTCAAACAGAAAGTCAAACGTCTATACCAAAGAAGttattaaaaccaaaacaagaagaagaaaaaaaatgcaaccgttaaacaagaacaagaaaacCAATATTAGAACCATATCCAACCAccaaaaacatcaaaatcacataaaagaagataaaaatctGCAAAACCCAGCAATTAATCATACACAAAAATGTTCATATATATGAAACTTACAGGGTGAGAGAGCCATGGCACTGTCCctgcttctctattttctctctctgtgCTGTGTTGCttgactaaaactttttttgttgttgttgtgtttctcAGTTCATATGGACTTTGAAAAATAGTTATGGGCTTGTGCCAATGACCATGTCAAAGAAGGTGGGtgttcaaccaaaaaaaaaaaaaaaaaaaaaacaacgtaGCAATAAGCTTCACGTGTAGCAGAGAGGCTTTATATTATGATCTTATCTTAGGTTCTTTGTCTTGGAGAATTAGAATGGGCCTACTACTATATATAATCCAAGAATATTCTTTAAATAGATTCGCCTTTTTCCCGTTAATTAGTCTAAACCACTATAATAATAGATATTTCATtatcaataataaattaataatgcattttaaatatatttatttattttttcgatTGGAGAAAAATTTCTCCAACTCATTATGCATTGATTCTCTGtttgggtttgatgattttaCGTACTAAAATGTTCCCACATAAAtttttagggtgtgtttgtttgaaggtgaaatagGATGAATGAAAAACtttgaagagaaaacaaaaaggaaaacctTTTTGATTGTGTTTAGTTGGGTgagagaaattataaggtcttCACGGTAGACAAGTGACGTAGTCTATAAttcaacttatttaaaattgctgagttaagaaattttttttaaatagaaactgATTACTGACTCAGTAATTTTAAACATGTGAGAATCttttagtaaaataatagaTAAGTGAAGTGATGTTGTCCACTAAAAAATGGTATAATTTCTCGTTAagtgagaaagaagaaaaataaatcgtAAAAGTCAAGTATTTTCTTCTCAAACTCACCAAACTAAGtgagaaatgaatttttttttttaattaacaaaaatgtACGTGTCCACATTCTTCAagttgcttttattttattttttctttcccctGGGCAGTACGTtgcccttttccttttttttcaccGGGCAGCAACggtattttttttgggctgttgcctctttttttttctttttctattctttttgtttcttttgattttctagggCCTGGCgtacctctttctttttttttccttttcttttttctggcGGTAACATTgcctctcccttttttttttttttttttttaaggatattatttttattttttaataaattttgatgattgctcttttttgtgtgtggttatttatcacttttttgttttaattaagcGTTATTCTTTAAcaagggtatatgagtaaatttattcaaatttattttttccatccTTCTACTTTTCCATtctcaattaaacaaaaatgagagaaaataaaatcttttatatcctcccacttttctatccttctaccattttctatcttctcactttttcaccactccaaccaaatagacccttaaactctctaaaatgcccatatcttttagttaaataattttaaatttaaaaacacaaaccaattgaaatagtaatttactattttttaaaaaatttctaagttttagactttttcctttttcatgtACAAACAActaattagaagaaaaaaaatcacgtAATCTTTGactcaatttcatttttaaacattttgacactaaacccaaaataaataaataagagcttttttttagaaggagaTAAAAAAGAGCATTGTCGTACATGCAAGCACATGTGATCAGACTAATCAAAATTAGTTTAgaaaaacacttattttaattttattaaatttatgtgtatttcatttttaagtaaatattaaagatgttgtaaattttatattagataACTTTTTACAAATAGACAATGTAACAATGAATAATAGgatggatttatttttttgtgattaatgaGACTggttatttaataaaaattttagtataaaGAGAGcatcttttcttttaatatttgtgtataatttgatttgatttttttttaaaagacataaaaatataatcattaaATGAGCCTGAACTTTGacaaattttattctttaattaaaacacaTTTTATGTTGACAGGCGAAAATGACCATTGACATTTTGGGAATGGGTGGCGCatagggtttgtttggaatccgtttattttgctcaaattgaaatttttttgttaaaagtactgtagataaagataaaagttagttgaaatagtatagtaagacccatgaataatatcaaaaagtgcagtgagattcatgaatagtaacaaaaataagtttttttttttttgagaatcagttaagaaattttatttaaggcAAATCAAACAGAAAAACATCCTCCAAGTCACATGGTAGATCTTCTAACCACACATTAAAATCTACAAATGCAACTGCTCTACAGGCAGGCCAGGGCATGAGCAAGCTTATTGCCCTCCCTTTTGACATGACAAAAACTACAATTTAAATTAGATACTAAACAATGAATATCAGCAATGACATTTCCAAAAAAAGTCCTTGAAGGCTTGGCAGCAACAAGAGCTTGGATAACCTTCAAAGAATTACCCTCCCCCTCCATGGCTTGAAGACATAGCTCCTAGGCAAATACAACAGCTCTTCGGGCAGCCAAAGCTTCCACCATGTCCACAGACCCTGGAAGCCTAATTCTTT
The Quercus lobata isolate SW786 chromosome 10, ValleyOak3.0 Primary Assembly, whole genome shotgun sequence DNA segment above includes these coding regions:
- the LOC115962572 gene encoding glycerophosphodiester phosphodiesterase GDPD6-like produces the protein MALSPCFSPLVFLFLIVGCVARPLYPLPSKVAEGSRKPLQTSRPYNIAHRGSNGEIPEETAPAYQRAIEEGADFIETDILSSKDGVLISFHDVTLDDTTDILQHKEFANRKRTYEVQGTNTTGFFTVDFTLKELKSLRVKQRYIFRDQQYNGKFTIITFEEYIAIALDAPRVVGIYPEIKNPVFINEHVKWPGGKKFEDKFVETLKKYGYKGSYLSKEWLAQPAFIQSFAPTSLIYVSNQTDLPKIFLIDDVTVPTQDTNQSYWEITSDSYFQYIKQYVEGIGPWKDTVVPVKDNYLLTPTDLVARAHAHNLQVHPYTFRDENQFLHFNFHQDPYQEYAYWIHKIGVDGIFTDFTGSLNNYQEWTSHSSNDSDSSASKLLHKIALLVNSYEKV